In Paenibacillus kyungheensis, the following are encoded in one genomic region:
- a CDS encoding YwhD family protein, with product MDENQPSKKSMSLNIVSSSAKSSKHKGFGAGAINLNNVSPIIIDHGEAKIDVGAMHAKSKVEKGIKFTTNREEVNGGRQVWLVWVAVDKLAEGVNYAGATACEMWINEEEKKGWKILAEHVNKLDYAIKRRIMLEGLGSEEKAALKKLLVAHNEEWWNQSSEEFKTALEG from the coding sequence ATGGATGAAAATCAACCAAGTAAAAAGTCGATGTCACTTAATATTGTAAGTAGTAGTGCAAAAAGCAGTAAACACAAAGGTTTTGGAGCAGGAGCGATTAACCTCAATAATGTGTCCCCTATCATTATAGACCATGGCGAAGCAAAAATCGATGTTGGCGCAATGCACGCCAAAAGTAAAGTAGAAAAAGGGATCAAATTTACGACTAACCGCGAAGAAGTAAATGGTGGTCGTCAAGTATGGTTAGTATGGGTAGCAGTCGATAAATTAGCTGAAGGTGTCAATTATGCTGGCGCTACAGCTTGCGAAATGTGGATTAACGAAGAAGAGAAAAAAGGCTGGAAAATCCTCGCAGAGCATGTGAACAAATTGGATTATGCTATCAAGCGTCGCATTATGTTAGAAGGTTTGGGAAGCGAAGAAAAAGCTGCCCTTAAAAAATTATTGGTTGCTCATAACGAAGAATGGTGGAACCAATCTTCTGAAGAGTTTAAAACAGCATTAGAAGGTTAA